The DNA sequence TCGGGATTTCAACTTCAGAAACTACAGAAACGATCAACTAGAGTATAATGATGCCAATTATAATGAGTTGATATACCTAAACCACCTAGTAACTTATGTCATGTATCCCCGTCTCCTAGTGTCCCCTTTTGAAAGAAGGATATGCCTTTTAAACCAGGGTTAATTGGCTTTGTTATAACGTTATTATTTAGGAGATGGTTATGGGTTGTTTAATTTTCAAGTGTGTTTTTGTTTCAGTTCAAGTCTAAGTTTCAAGTTCCATTAGAATGTGTTTTGGCCATGATCACTTGATGTCATTCTGCCCAGGCTCACTTGGTACAACAAGGTTGGCGTGAACTCGGATGATCTTATGACAGTTGATGATCTTATGACAGTTGATGATGTGCTCAAGCTGATGGGATTTGAAGCTTGAAAGCGGGTAGTTGCTAGCTGGCTTTTGGATTCATGTCTCAGCCTTTGTTGGCTTCTAGGTTTTATCATCTTAGTTTTTGTTCATAGGTGCCATTACATTCTTCTGATGTTAGAGTCATGGGCTTTCTTTTGTAAGATGTAAGATGCAAGATGCGAAAAATGCTGAGACTTTTCTAGGATATTATTCATCTTAGTTTTTGTTCTACAACCAAAACTTATGGAAATGGACAGGTATTTGATTGTAAGagagaaatatattataacaatattaaGAAAACACAGGATTCAGCACCAAGTATactatgacaataatattttgatacaaaGCATCAATCACCCCTTTCGATTAGAAATCCATATGTTTGTTGACTTGTAAGACTTTCACcaaaaaatagaaataacagaGAAAGCTAACCCACAAATTGTAAACATGGACGTTGCAACATAAAAtcttaaaacaaaaatcaaacccCATAAATAAGGCAGACAATTGCTTATTACAGCCGACTAGGAATTGGAagattaaactctgatactTGTGCAAATGTACTATGTCTATTTACAAGGCGTGCACAGAATATACACTCTCTGGTCACTATGGGGGTGTTTGGATAGAAGAAGTATTGACTTCTTTTAAGGAGAAGCCCACTCTAGAAGCTGAAGTCGTGTTTGGAGAAAAAAACCGGAGCGCTTTTTGTGGACAAAAAAGCCGGAAGTGAGAAGTTCAGTTTTCTTACTTCTTTTTCCTACTTCTCGCTTCTTACTTTCTAATCATCGCTAACAGACAAATCTATTTAGTGCATACTCCCTTGCCGCGACTTTCCTTCCCTTTCCTAGCCTCACTCTATAGCATTTTAAATTctgaaataaacaaaaaaacactTAATCCATATATCGACTCGACGTacctcaaaaaaaattaaaagaaatatctgtttttattattttgtattttaatttcttaccaaaaattatcaattatcactaaaaaaactttataaaaaaaaaattttaaaatactaaaCACTACGCGAACTTATAAGTCAAACTATCCAAAtactaaaaaaaaatgtaagtaAAAGTTAACAAAACACTTTAACAACTTAAAAGTTTCAATTCTACttatcacttctactccacttttttagtttaagtaagaagtcacttcttttaaacttgtCCAAACGGCCTCTATATAAGAGAGGGTCTCAGAAGAGATCAAATTTCGGAACTCTAACGATTTTGTATTTCAGAAACATTCAACACAGATCGAAATAAATAAACAATGCAATATTTAGGATTTCCGCGGAAAATTAGTACAATACTGCAACTCGAAGCATTAAAACGAAAAAGGTATAAAAAATTTCCAACAAGATgcaaacatgtaaaataaacaAAGGTACATGATTTGCCAGCCAAAGAtcattattagtattttagtacaGATTAAATTAAGAATGCAGATGCCGTTATCTAACCTCGTCAGGGATGTCTCTCTCGACACCAATTGTAAATTACAACTATTTAATCTGATACATAATGATATTAGGACCACATTTCTCTGACAATCTGTGTCAAAGTTCCATGGGGATCTCTGACAACAAAATCCTCAGTTTTACGGATGTTTCTGTGCATAACAACCCGAAAGATTGTTGGGTGATTATCAACGCAAAGGTAATCACTTTGATGTCAAATTCCttgtttttttgaatatatgttCTCAGAAGTTCTTATGACGGAAATAATTAAATAGGCTTATGATGTGACGAAATTCTTGGATGATCATCCGGGAGGTGATGAAGTTCTGCTACAAGTTGCAGGTACGTAATGAACTtgatcaaaattcaaaacttAATCAACTGTAATTGAGTCAAATCTCTACTGATTCCGCTTTGATCTTGTAAGCCTACTTAACAGAGACTAAGTAGACCTGTTTAAATTGTAATATGTCGATAATCAGATTGTTAAACCTGGATCAATAAATATAGGTGAAGATGCAAGTGAAGAATTTGAGAGCGCGGGTCATGGCAGTGCAGCAAGATTGATGTTAGATGAATATTACGTCGGGGAAATAGATCCCCTGTCATCTCCGGTGAAAAAGAGAGCTCCTCCAACACAATTATCAGTAAAACGAAACACTGTGACACCTCAATTGCCTCCGACTACCAATAAACCTGGAAATAACCACTTCATCATCAAACTTGTCGTGTTTTTTCTAGCGTTGGGGATGGCCGTTGGCCTTGGCTTGTATTCTTCAAACTAGGAATgttttgtttgtatttgttAACAGAGTATAAGAATAAAGTTTGTGTACTAAGCATTTTCCTTTTCTGAAATGTAATTGAATAACATTGGCAAGTGAATTCTTACTAGCTACGCGTATGATAACTACAGAAACATCTGAACGCAGTAAGCCAACTTCAGCAAAGGAAAATACAGTTAGCTCGAGACGATCACAAACAACTTCAACTAGGCCAAAATTGTCTCTGTAGAGAACCCTGTGATAGCCTTGTGTCAAAGACATAGTATACTCAGAGCGTTTATCCTCATCTATTTCCTTTATACCACTAAATATCCGACACCCCtgacttttttttgaaacgaaTAAGGGATCGACTTGGCTCGACTCGTGCAAGAAGACTAAAGAATGAAACCCTTTACAATTGACAATGACAATCAGTCTTTGaaacttcaaaaaaaacaaCCAGATTTCCTACAGCGAAAGATACCTTAATAATTGTCATTAAACTGTTGTCATTTACTACAAAAAGTTTAATGCCCTAAAATAAATCCTAATTTTTGTTACTTGCACCGAAACAGATGCAAATGCAGTGCAAGCTTCTCATCAAAGGACTAAAAATTGGCACATATTTTTTCAAGTATTTTTGTGAAAACTCTTTCGCGATTCAGATCAGTTTCAAAGTCATGGCCCTCTCCAAGAGTACTGATATGCACATGTTATTCGTTTATGGTCTGACCGACGAATGAAATCAagatttttttgaaagtggacatgtaatttgaaaccgAGGGTGGACTGCTAACACAAGGATGAATTATCTATAAGACAGAAGGGTACATTAAAGACATAGATTCAAGAAATCAACACTCATGCATGTAAGactcagtggcggaaccaggactaAATGTTAGGGGGGGCTGAAAAATATTTCGTCATCTATACTTGCATAAATAgctttttcaatatatatcatcatactaTCATTCAGTCATGCATCTTCTATCCTATTATGCTGATAAGTCTTGATTGTTTTTATAGCAAAAAAAACTCTCTCAACAGTAGCAATGACAACCGGTAAAATCAGAGTTAACTCAACCAGAAGATAAATTTAGGGATAAGCAGTGTGTTTTAACCATCATGACAAAAAGATTTCTTATATTTTGAAGTCCAGATTAATCTCCGCTCTCATATCATAGATAAAATTATGTAACTGATTTGGCAACAACTCCAAGTCTAGTAAAGAGAAATCCTTTGGATAAAATTGTGCAAGGCAGACCAGTTTTGAGTTATTGAAATctgaaaattaatttataggATCCAAAGAGCCAATACAAAGTAGTAGCTCTATGTTTCCTAGCACCTCTTCAAGAACTTAAGAGCTCTATTTGCTTACTCAACAATGAGGAGCACATTTTCCctcttaactatattttatattatttttctaatgtaCAAATTACTCGGCATGCATCATACAGTTTGCATGATCTAGTTGCTCTGAGTGTATTtgtttgaatgtatttgttaattagaCTCTCTTTAGACTAGGTTccttctcttttcttcttttatattAAGTCCCTCtctatgacatttataattcagcggggctaataaaattatatggaCATCACAAATTCAGCGGgggctgaaaaaaaaatatacattatatttttgaggttagggggggctctagcatcccctagcccccctctggttccgccactggtaAGACTTTAGTAATACGTGTACATACAGTTGcaactaggggtgagcaaaaaaccgaattgaaaccgaaaccgaaccgaaaccgttaAAAACCGATGAAAACCGAACCgtataaaaccgcaccgaaccgaaaccgcaaattaaaaaaccgaaccgattctaatggttgcggttccggttttagattaaacccgaaccgaaataaaccgaaccgaaccgattatttaaaataaataaataaatattatttataaattataatacatatataaatataaatatataaatatatttacacaTGTACATATATACAAGTGTGTATcaagataatatatacatatatttatataaatatatcatgaaCAGTAAttaagtaatatataaaatttagattATAGTTTGGTATAGGTCGGAGAATACTTGATTTAGGTTCGATTTTTTTTACATACCTTAGATTTTATTCAAAAGAGTAGTACGAAACATGCAATCAAAATCATAGACTCACCTTTGGACTCTTTCATCGATCCAATACCTTAAAGATACAAAGAGATAATTTTTAAtgttgtaaaataatttttaaagatttaatacgtaatttttttcctttttctcatttcttgcggttttataaccgaaaccgaaccgactaaaaccgaaccgaggtttttgaaaccgaaaccgatccgacggttcggttgcggtttcggtttttaattttaaaaaccgaaaattcacggttccggttccggttttatctTAAAACCGCCCCGAACCGAACCACGCTCACCCCTAGTTGCAACCATAGCTGCAGATCAGTGAAGCATTTAGAAAAATGGCTCACGCGGAGACTTTGATGAAGGTTGACTTGTTCATACATATAGCTTCATCAACCGATGTACCTGTTTTTGCCCTAAAGTTcgcttttattaaaaaaaaaaacccaatgAAAGAGGAAGATTGTTTGGTGTATTTACTCCTGAGAtgaatactccctctattttcaaatattgattgcttgattttttgacacatattcTTAAGTTTTTTGACcgcttaattaaaattattattttcaaaattttatttttccgaattataatataaatcatatatttttatttaaaaataaaaattttaaaaatatgattttaactaTACGGTCAAAAGATTTAAATATACATCAAAAAGTCAAAATACTTATATTTCAATACGGAGACAATACAACTGAGAATTTTACGGGCCCTACCATGTGGATTTAATGTTGTATTTTGGTTTGAGAAGCTTCGTGTCATGAGGTTTTCACCTTGTTTACCTGATGTAGAGAACTAGAGATAAGGTGCATGTGTGTGGTGTGTGCATTGTTCATCGATCAAgtagtatatatatttgcagtttaaaaataataaataagttacACTATGAACATTAATGTGCGTGTACAAAATTAAATAGGACGGAgagaatatattttagttaaatcaAAGTATAATCGATTgacagaatatttttttttaaaagaatcataatttttttaatagatcTGAAATTTGTAAAACAATGATTTAGAGtaatactccttccatcccaaattagatgagctcgttgacttcggTCACACAATTTAAAGTCTATTGACCACATAgctacattatttatttttaaaactgagaTATTAGCCTCTAAGCATTTAATATGGGGTTTATTAACACAAACGGGCCACTTAATTATGGTGTTATGATTATAACTATAAACGTATCCTTTATTAATTACAAGTGCCTCTGCCCTCTTTATAAACGATCTTTGAGAATGTAATTGCATAATCAAGTAGCTTAACAATAGCAAACAGAATTTAAGAAAAAGTTTGATAATTTAATAAGGTTGTAGATTAGTAAAACAATGGAAAGGAAAACTCTGATTCTGCTTGTAATTGTAGTAGCAGCAGCACAGATGACATGCAAGAGCTCCGCCGACGACAAAGACAAATGTTACATCCTGTGCGGCGTTAAATGTATTGGCTGGCGTAATCCTGATATTTGCTTCAAACCATGTTGTAAGTGTTGCGACGACCCAGCTTCTTGCACCAAACCGCCTCCAACGCCGAAGCGTCTCGATTCTGCGAGAGGttaaaaattatactaaattatttatgatttactAATTTTGTTTGGTCCAAATGGAGGTTGGATGTTGAATTCCGGAATATCTCGATATCCTGTTTCCGagtgatacatatatatattattcttgttaaaaaatatgaataaaatatatgtcgGTGACCAAATTTTATCCATTTTCTCTTTTTGATGgtctaaaattcaaatttgtaaTATGATGATCATAAATTAACTTTAATTTATAGATAGTTGGGTAAGAACTATTTTTTTGACGATTAgtttttctcacaaaaataGCCCTCCACAATTCTTTTTAACACAAAAACAAAATCTCACCACCATtgatgaatttaaaattttgaccactaaaatataaaaagaaaaaaagttcggttatcattttatatcttgcttttcaaaataataaaattaagatcatataattcaaaaatattgatttcggttaaaaatacattaaatcCGATTATTTACGTGTATATACACAAGACAGAAAGGCACATTAAAGACGTGGATTCAAGAAATCAACACACATGCATGTAAGACTCTAGTTTTACGTGTACAATATACAGTTGCAACCATAGCTGCAGATCAGTGAAGCATTTAGAAAAATGGCTCACGCGGAGACTTTGATGAAGGTTGACTTGTTCATACATATAGCTTCTTCAATCGATGTACATGTTTTTGCCCTAAAGTCAAAATCTCATTCAATTTCACTCCATTCCTCACGCTATTTGTACATTTTTATGTGACTATACAACTCACACTGTTTTGGTAAAATTATCCTAAACAATAATTTATCGATATTAAACATTCTTCCTCGATTTTTTTAGTTGTCcattctttatttttaatagtCAAATTAATCATTTTCGCATCAAAAGAATAAtgatagttttttttattattttaacaaattaaaaattacgttTTAATATAgattgtatatttgaaaatgatataattttttaatattttttcagttata is a window from the Daucus carota subsp. sativus chromosome 8, DH1 v3.0, whole genome shotgun sequence genome containing:
- the LOC108198996 gene encoding cytochrome b5, with the translated sequence MILGPHFSDNLCQSSMGISDNKILSFTDVSVHNNPKDCWVIINAKAYDVTKFLDDHPGGDEVLLQVAGEDASEEFESAGHGSAARLMLDEYYVGEIDPLSSPVKKRAPPTQLSVKRNTVTPQLPPTTNKPGNNHFIIKLVVFFLALGMAVGLGLYSSN